Proteins from one Juglans microcarpa x Juglans regia isolate MS1-56 chromosome 1S, Jm3101_v1.0, whole genome shotgun sequence genomic window:
- the LOC121246371 gene encoding putative serine/threonine-protein kinase-like protein CCR3, producing MTKLPSSASAVGVILTILVIISRTPSTHALGSGATLAISYDSATVCGIVAFQPRQSIQCYRRGQIIPIDPNVSFSSISGGRNFFCGLRSGGYSFLCWFTTEFSTSTFDPQRVYFNDTVLLENLSVGDDQVCATVVRTGSVKCWRGNGAVRLPSASDAFMSISSGFGFSCGILRDSKQVRCWGKNTVLANRTQTEFGNMSMTSIVAGGSHVCGVNSTGFVVCKGNNDSGQLNVPSNWPWEFSTLALGASHSCGIRQANESVVCWGGEGKYSVNMTQGVSFTTIASGSNFTCGLTTSNFSIICWGPGWPGEANSSLMSDLPKILPGPCDNSSCGECGLYLLSQNLCSGFGNICRPCLTQISMPPPPPPPVSFPPGPTGSSQSSPSKGLRGGLLAFCIVGSVGACAGICTVIYCLWTGVCFGKKKVHNSVQPTITRDPSSNNGTTSNNSPPSRSSTIRRQGSRIMRRQRSGTSSKHADRAEEFSLGELAAATNNFSLENKLGAGSFGVVYRGKLTDGREVAIKRGETGTKMKKFQEKESAFDSELAFLSRLHHKHLVRLVGYCEENDERLLVYEYMKNGALYDHLHDKNNVEKSSSVLNSWKMRIKIALDAARGIEYLHNYAVPTIIHRDIKSSNILLDANWTARVSDFGLSLMGPESDHDYRPTKAAGTVGYIDPEYYGLNVLTAKSDVYGLGIVLLELLTGKRAIFRNGEDGGAPVSVVDFAVPAIMAGDLVKILDSRVGPPELNEVEAVELMAYTALHCVNLEGKDRPTMADIVANLDRALAVCDVSHGSISSGTISIVSE from the coding sequence ATGACGAAACTACCCTCCTCCGCCTCCGCCGTCGGCGTCATTCTCACCATCCTCGTCATCATCTCCAGGACACCTTCAACCCATGCGCTCGGCTCCGGCGCTACCCTTGCCATCAGCTACGATTCCGCCACTGTCTGCGGCATCGTCGCCTTCCAACCCAGGCAAAGCATCCAATGCTACCGACGTGGCCAAATCATTCCCATCGATCCCAACGTCAGCTTCTCCTCCATCTCTGGCGGCCGTAACTTCTTCTGTGGCCTCCGCTCCGGTGGCTACAGCTTCCTTTGCTGGTTCACCACTGAGTTTTCCACCAGTACCTTCGACCCCCAACGAGTTTACTTCAACGACACTGTTCTATTAGAGAACCTTTCCGTCGGTGACGACCAAGTCTGCGCCACGGTGGTTCGTACAGGCTCCGTCAAGTGCTGGAGAGGTAACGGCGCGGTTCGACTGCCATCTGCGTCCGATGCGTTTATGTCAATATCGTCTGGGTTTGGATTCTCTTGCGGTATTTTGAGGGACAGCAAGCAGGTTCGCTGTTGGGGAAAAAATACAGTTTTAGCGAATCGGACACAGACAGAATTTGGGAACATGTCGATGACGAGTATTGTAGCGGGTGGCTCACATGTTTGCGGGGTGAATTCTACTGGGTTTGTGGTTTGCAAAGGTAACAACGATTCTGGGCAGTTGAATGTTCCTTCAAATTGGCCGTGGGAATTCTCGACATTGGCGCTTGGAGCGAGCCATAGTTGTGGAATTAGGCAAGCGAATGAATCGGTTGTGTGTTGGGGTGGGGAAGGGAAGTATTCAGTGAATATGACACAAGGGGTTTCGTTTACAACGATTGCTTCCGGGTCGAATTTTACTTGTGGCTTAACTACGAGCAATTTCTCGATTATATGTTGGGGACCCGGGTGGCCCGGTGAGGCTAATTCTAGTTTAATGTCTGATCTTCCTAAAATTCTTCCAGGGCCCTGTGATAATTCTTCCTGTGGCGAGTGTGGTCTGTATCTGCTATCTCAGAATTTGTGCTCTGGTTTTGGGAATATTTGCAGGCCCTGTCTGACTCAAATTTCAatgccgccgccgccgccgccgccagTATCATTTCCACCAGGGCCAACGGGTTCATCCCAATCATCTCCATCGAAGGGATTGAGGGGGGGTTTATTGGCGTTTTGCATTGTAGGGTCGGTTGGAGCTTGCGCTGGTATTTGCACAGTAATCTACTGCTTGTGGACTGGAGTTtgttttgggaagaaaaaagtGCATAATTCAGTGCAACCCACAATTACTAGAGATCCCAGTTCTAACAATGGCACAACCTCAAACAATAGTCCGCCTTCGAGATCATCCACCATTAGGCGTCAGGGTTCGAGAATTATGAGGCGCCAGAGAAGTGGAACCTCATCCAAGCACGCAGACAGGGCTGAGGAATTTTCACTAGGCGAGCTTGCAGCAGCCACCAACAATTTCTCCCTAGAGAACAAGCTTGGTGCTGGAAGCTTTGGTGTTGTGTACAGAGGCAAGTTAACAGATGGCCGAGAGGTTGCGATCAAAAGGGGGGAAACGGGTacaaagatgaagaaatttcaagagaaaGAAAGTGCATTTGATTCAGAATTGGCTTTCTTGTCCCGTCTTCACCACAAACACTTGGTCAGGCTTGTCGGGTATTGCGAGGAAAATGATGAAAGGCTCTTGGTTTACGAGTACATGAAGAACGGTGCTCTTTATGATCATTTGCATGACAAAAACAATGTGGAAAAGAGTAGTAGTGTTTTGAATTCTTGGAAGATGAGGATAAAAATCGCGTTAGATGCTGCCAGAGGGATTGAATATCTTCATAATTATGCAGTGCCAACAATAATTCACAGAGATATCAAGTCCTCTAACATATTACTCGATGCTAATTGGACAGCAAGAGTATCTGACTTTGGATTATCATTAATGGGTCCAGAATCCGATCATGATTACAGACCGACGAAAGCAGCCGGAACTGTTGGTTACATAGATCCTGAGTACTATGGTCTAAATGTATTGACGGCAAAGAGTGATGTTTATGGACTTGGAATAGTACTATTAGAGCTTTTGACAGGAAAGAGAGCAATATTCAGGAACGGTGAAGATGGAGGAGCACCCGTAAGTGTGGTGGACTTTGCAGTGCCAGCAATTATGGCCGGAGACTTGGTAAAGATCCTAGACTCCAGGGTTGGGCCACCAGAGCTGAATGAAGTAGAAGCAGTGGAGCTGATGGCCTATACTGCACTGCATTGTGTGAATTTGGAAGGGAAGGACAGGCCAACCATGGCTGACATTGTGGCTAATTTGGACAGGGCATTGGCTGTCTGTGATGTTAGTCATGGGAGCATCTCTAGTGGTACGATCTCCATTGTTTCAGAATGA
- the LOC121246440 gene encoding CTD nuclear envelope phosphatase 1 homolog, with protein MPISELTQTDAYSPSSLHVWRTLLNWLAFFFRIFLQILRALSHHALPSSSSSSSSSSFKPLPVVELPDHDSPAASEIEIPVTARDSDSDERLEKLTVVLDLDETLVSTYETSNLPDSVRNQATEAGLKCFELECISSDKECEGKPKVTYVTVFERPGLQEFLKEVGQFADLVLFTAGLEGYARPLVDKIDTENRFGLRLYRPSTTITEYREHVKDLSILSKNPKRIVIVDNNPFSFLLQPLNGIPCIPFTAGQPHDTELLEVLLPLLKHLSQQKDVRPVLSERFHMPEWFQKQGIPSSAWTS; from the exons ATGCCCATTTCGGAGTTGACTCAGACCGATGCGTACTCGCCGAGTTCTCTGCACGTATGGCGTACGCTCCTGAACTGGTTGGCCTTCTTCTTCCGGATCTTCCTTCAGATCCTCAGAGCTCTCAGCCACCACGCTCtgccctcttcctcctcctcttcttcttcttcgtctttcAAGCCCTTACCGGTCGTTGAGCTCCCGGACCACGACTCGCCTGCCGCCTCCGAAATAGAAATCCCGGTCACCGCCAGAGACTCCGATTCCGACGAGCGTCTCGAGAAGCTCACG GTAGTTCTTGACTTGGACGAAACTCTAGTATCTACATACGAGACATCTAATTTGCCAGATAGCGTTCGTAATCAAGCAACAGAAGCTGGGTTGAAGTGTTTCGAACTGGAATGCATATCTTCGGACAAG gaatgtgAAGGAAAACCTAAGGTCACCTATGTTACAGTTTTTGAGCGCCCAGGATTGCAAGAATTCTTGAAAGAAGTCGGTCAATTTGCGGATCTTGTGCTGTTTACTGCTGGTCTTGAAG GTTATGCTAGACCACTTGTGGACAAAATAGATACTGAAAATCGATTTGGTCTTCGACTTTATCGCCCTTCTACAACTATCAC CGAGTATCGGGAGCACGTGAAGGATCTCTCCATCCTATCAAAGAATCCAAAACGAATTGTCATTGTTGATAACAATCCATTCAGTTTCTTGTTGCAACCACTGAATGGAATTCCTTGCATTCCATTTACTGCCGGGCAACCCCATGACACAGAG CTTTTGGAAGTCCTCCTTCCACTCCTCAAGCACCTCTCTCAACAGAAAGATGTGAGACCAGTGCTCTCTGAAAGGTTCCATATGCCTGAATGGTTTCAAAAGCAAGGGATTCCTAGTTCTGCTTGGACATCTTAG